In the genome of Aedes aegypti strain LVP_AGWG chromosome 2, AaegL5.0 Primary Assembly, whole genome shotgun sequence, the window ctaagctaatgaCAAAAAATAGCTAAGCAGAATGGTATATGTCTTTGAATGTAATGTTAAGCATGAACAGGAGTTTTGGTAAAATCTTATAGTGACGAATCATTCATACTTTGTGTGATAACTAACATTCCAATTAgttttatgatgaaaatgtttcTCATAATTATTCTATATTAAAATTAAGCATGGaatgagctcaccaaattgatcatctATTCTTGACTGAGCAACCATAAATTACTTCATCAATATGTTCGATGCAAATACTCGAGCTGGACTGCTAGGACCATCAAAAAGGACtcaagcgaagtatgcacttcaacagaaaattaatctctttaatgaatgttcgaatcctctgagcagaatctcaaaaagagaaacttaaaagtagattggagtaccttgtaccttttaattccgccctaaatgcttatctttgacagacacgcgtattttgactaccacttgcagtcttcttcagtgtcagttactcttACTGATAGTTATTGCggaaatatattgttttattcTATAGGTTTAAATTGGTTATTCTAGTAATTTGATTGCCTCTTGCTCCTCAGGGTCTATCCGGGAGAAATTGAACTTTTGGCGGACTCACTTCCCATGCTTTTTGCACCCGTCGAACAATCAACCCAGATGACAGAAAAGGGATTACGTAGTCAAGAAAGAATTGTTTTCCAATATTGAATTCACATAACATTTATTTCTGTTTTCAATTAGGATAAATGATTTGAAGGGAAAAAGAATGTTGCACCTACTTTTGCTCGGACTGCCTGATGTGGGCCTCGAAGACGGTGCCGGCGCGTTGCTCGCTCACTATTTAGGCACGACGTGCTCGTCAGCTGTCGACTCCTGCCCACGTGGCTTGTTCGTACAGCGCACCCTGCTGCTCGAACGGTTTGTGGCACTACACACCTTCGTTTACAGCACACAAATCACGGCTGCGTCAATGCTGAAGGTCCGTTCACTACACTGAAACTCGGACTGCTTGGAAGATACTAGCAGTACTCTCGCGGATACTTGGCGGAACTATTTCGTCACTGTACGATTTACAGAAACATAACTGGGGCTAGCCGGATTAACCGAACGTGCTTGTTTAAGATTTCGTTACCGAATAAGAGAGCGATCCAACGATGCATGGGGTTTTTATATCTGTTGAATTACTGGTCCCGGGATCCATTGTGCAGTGACGTGTAACCAACGTTCAATATGGTTGGTGGTGGTGGTTGGTGCACACGGTCTTTGGTGTCAGGGGGATATtggtttttaaattcaaattataaTAGGGTTGTAAAGGGCATCTGACACCAAGAAAAAAGGAGTAGGATAGGTATTGGGATTAAATTCATTTAATTCATATTCTAATTCATTTTCtaaatttctatttttatttgattatttCTAGACCACAAATTCAATGTAATTTAATTGCCTTAAATTATTATATACAAAAGACtattaacaaaaaaacaaattcaatagGGTGAGCTATGGTACAAAATATTGTAACTTTTTTGAAAGGTTACAGTATCCACAATATATGAATTATTACTAAAGAATTATGTAACACTTCTTGCGTTTATTAAGTAGTTGAAATACCCTGTAGATAAAGGTTCGAGGTCCTGAGCTAGTTATTCCATGACTTTTGTTCTCATAATTCTTTacagaaatggtcaaaaaagaGAAGTGTCGGAAAAACTTCAACAACGCTTCAATCGTGCCTTGCAGCTTCTGGACTTATCCGACCTGGAACGGAAATTCGTTTCACCCTTCATGATTTACGGCTTCGACTTGTGCAATGCCGGATCTATGAAAGCTCGCTACGGAGGAGTCGTCGGAATACCCATCAATTATGACTACGACAGCCCGGCCGATATCGAGAAAACCGACATGCTGATCGGTAACCGGAAAGTCGATTGGTCTTCGGAAGGTGGGAAATTGCTGGACCAATGTCTCGTTCTGTCGGAAGACGAACAAGTTTTCGGAATGGCGCGGGAGATTTTAACTCTGAATTCGAACAAAAGACTTGTACAGGCGATCATCCCTACCGTTACTTGGGTATTCACTTACAGTGCTGCATCACTTATCAACCAAAGATGCAATTTTTACGTCAGACCACTCTCCGTAAGTAACTCAAACGTCTCTTATTACATAGAATAGCTCATACATTTTACTTATCTATTTCAGTTGCGATTGATGCTTTACACAATTTGCGGTGTGTTCGGCTATGGCTTGTATTCTTTTTCACAAGACATGACCGAAATTTACTACGATACGGACGTTGACAAACAACTGGCTCAGCTTGGCCCAGATGTTGTGGATGCTGGGGCGCGGTTTTACGATAAAGTATTGAAGAAAAATGTTGCTGTTCGCAAGCTGACGGGCGATGACTACTATACTGCCAAAGGAAACGTGAACTATCTAATACGCCAAAAAGCCGCCCCCATAACGGTGAGGAAGGAGTTTTTCGAATCTGGATACAAGGAGTTTCTACCAACGAAtaataaaagttaatttttATCTACCGATGTAAATAAATGttgtaataaataaaattgaagcTCGTATTTCCTAGCATTATTTATGTGGTGAATTGGCCAAGACaagtttgtttttatatttgtttcaaattccgaacagagcagtaaatcaataaaatatatgGAAAAGACGATTCCAATTACTGGTTGCAGTCAGACGTGGCGCTattgttgatcatttttttttttttgcttttgattTAAAGATACTCAAATCAATTGAGAAGAGActgtagtaaaacaaaattttatttgatcgATCGCTAGTGTATGCTAAAACTCTTcgttctgttttctcaaattggtggacccctccaTAAGTAACATTAGCCTATTTTgtaatcatttattaagcaaattttcacaaatacatATTGAATAGTTGCTTTTTTATActactttgcagctgctacgcacacattcttcaagcaaatctggcgaaattattgggctacttatcatttagtgattgtaatcatatattgtaattatatttattcaggtttcacttagcCTTATAAGGACTGTTGATTTGACAACGCTAATTTAacaaacaacattattgcagATTAATTCAGCAtaatgtttaacaacattttaattactTCCAtgtgaagcctttgttcagaCGTTGTTCTCACAAATTAAaagaagttataaagcgtggcgttgtatattgactttattctacaacttcatAATCGctttaccgtcaagctaccattcaccgtgcatttaaaaaaaaatttcacttcaaaaaaatctataacttatccaaataatttgaagcgtactagaataccactacgtagcgtgcaattatatcataattcagggaaaaatctaaaactagtgatacataacaaaaaaatactcaaaaattatgtttgcaactgtcatgttaaggtcacctcgtaccgttctatgtcaccatttaccgtgcacactagtgcaccattcaccgtgcgtatagttttcgtcatgattttatttcgtatcttgaagaaacgttgttgatggagcaacaaTGCTGCTAGTAGTGTACGCAGTCATTTTTAAGTgcattcaaatcttcatttacaataaaaacgtaaaaagtttaaaaatcggcaaaatattaattttttattactaaaatcgttataggaggtttgcctgttttgtccaaaccattccatattcactctaaaactaaatatgaagtagttaaatcatgacataacaataaatctaatataatCGAATAATtccatgccttttacactaatgcacggtaataggaaccatatatactgaggtgggtccattcaccgtgcatttgggtttccactgagacacaataaaaaattctaatctgcataaaatctcattgctcatacgatgaaatacatcttactattAGTATCCACAgggaaaacttgttgaaattttgaaaaatttcataatctaacgttaaaacgaaaaatgtgaatttttggtgtttctactaagagtattgaaaaatctcataatcaaacagaattcacatgattttgactgcataaactaggtttttcaaaatgctttgtgacaaaaactacttcatttcatcagttttatcttattttgctgacaaaagaatgatttgtgaaaattgtatgaatattctgtaagaatttgtatatgtgcacggtgaatggaggccgcacggtgactggtgacttaacggtataagcatttatctcagcttatattcaactgccacagaattaattgaaaacaaataaatgaccaAAAATCGCTTAACACTGCACTTCAAATGCAGTGTTCTACTTTTACGATGAATTAATAACCACTTTTAATAATaacctggatactggattcaaactcgagaccttcccatcgtcagtGGTACACCTTGTCATCTGCGtcatccttgaattcatatatcaaccttccagtgcccaatataaaccttttgtagctgaatattgatcatgcTTAAGTTTCTATTCAACTATGTCTAAaacgtgctatgctgatcaacaattgaacaagcgcattacttctgctgctaTTCGGTACTGATGCAAGCAGAATTCAGTCGGCaatttatagcgcacagtgagaaaatttatgtcaatgctGGTCAAACATAAAATTTATGCACAAAGtgaaaacagtctgaaatgattatacgaatttcataataagttttaacttgttaaaactttaatttaattgttcatCTTACTGTACTAAAATTCAtttgtttcatattttataatttttattagggtaatattttaattattattcgtATTTCTTCTATCTATTGAGCattataaaaatatgaaatatatttcaatcatttgCATGTTAAATGTGCTCTTTttgtatttcaaaataatcctatatcagaagactgattcaaaatattttctaaacacaATTGAATAACtgtattgagaaagcatcagttGTGATTGTATCCCATATGTTTTGATATATTAGTAAGTTAGTGACGAATTCGCCAAGGgtgaaaagccactcaaatagagataaataataataatattgataagttgaacattgcaatacattaggaatacaacgcaattttgtgatattttgtccattttggctcaaatttgactatggtgtgacctcttttgtaaggcttatttgttgctAAACAATGTGTTTAAAAATCGTTATTTTAGCCTTCTTTGGATTAAAtgctcggatgatatatctatgttgCATAAGGATTTTAAAAAATACCTTTTTagcttttaatcatgttcatgttaatcatggaaacagctgaagtgcgaagcaaccaaaacgtttGTTCgtcagatctatttttaacttatctatatttacatctagttttcactctctcctactcttttactctcacaccgagcaggtaggagagagctctgctattagtgaggctagctgcctgcgaagagggtcacagtttgtctcagtcaccatctgatactgacggaggatggatgtgctccccaagcacggtcctccgtgaggcgtcttctggtggctggacgggttttttttgtggaggggctgggaattgaacccatgaccttccgcttatgaagcgaaagcgtaacctcaaggctacagacccccctatacaattatatttgtttggtgaaatattggctctttaatagaaggaaaaatgacttgtttaaATCATTAGTtaaacaatcttgacaagtcgaCAGAGATTCTTTAGaaaagtttaataagtgttgattctactattattcatttcaatgaaaaatgttgaacattgacttaaaCTTGGATCTAAATagcatcttctcagctctttgtagcgcattttttcagctgtcaccattattcaacaataactaaATATGTACGTTTATGTGTGACTCTGTActgagtagtgtgtgatccttcgactgcgacgcttgctcctgcgggggcgggtgaagcggtcaggaTGTCAGGATTAATCGTGTCAGTTGTGTCGTTCGCGTAGTGCTGTGGAATACTAATAGTGCATTGTTGGCGTAGTGCAGTGaaattatatgttttttttttatatatctaaCTAATCTAAACTATTCTATCAGTAATTGTTCGGATATaccatttaaattaaaaattgatatttgtgtACTTATTACCATATCTTATTTATAATGCTCTAAATTGTCGAATTGAGTTCATCCTCCTATACACCCTACCCTACTAACACAATCTCCCTATCCCGTGACGTCTATGAAGATAGTTTGGGTTCCCTGTTTCTTCTTAAGTAGACGacgaactaacattccttcccttccccagcgtttgtaaggacgtggccaggtgtACAATGTGATGCTTGTTTCGTTTATTTCTATTATGTAGAAAAAGACGTTCATCCCTGACGTTTTTTTGCGAACTACatgaaattctgaacatattctccgAAGAAACTATggctttaaaatcaataaatcttgacgaaaatctcatgtccgcctaaattagcttcctggaccagtgtgcactgTGACCCACTTAAcccagtgagccgtaagttgtgagacgaatctgaaaactgattgcgacagaaatgaaaacgatacgacggattgagaatacgactAGGTGCAATttgtttgcattatttccaaaaagactaTCAAGATATAtgaaaatcttattgtacaatgaGAAAGCCGCATTGGGAAAAAAATTTGTTGGcttcggtttgtatcagcatcattcactgcaatactgggaaaattacaggttctcactgatcagAGCTTAATTCGATGGATACTCGCACATCACCCTAGTGGAAAAAAACTGTCCACACGAATGTCAAAGCACTTTTTGCCCACctctagtttccatggtcacatatataacacggcaccgctcaatcGTCAAATAAGGAACTCGTGCATTGGACTAAGGACCGATGCACGAGCTCACtggttgacgtttgagcggtgtcatgttatttacgtgaccatggaaacgaatgaatttggcaccgcttaAGCGTCAAAttgggcccaaatagccgtagcggtaaacgcgcagctattcagcaagaccaagctgacggtcgtgggttcgaatcccaccggtcgaggatcttttcggtttggaaatttactcgatttcccagggcataaagtatcatcgtacctgccacacgatatacgcatgcaaaaatggtcattggcatagaaagctctcagttaatagctgtggaagtgctcataagaacactaagctgagaagcaggctctgtcccagtagggacgtaacgccagaaagaagaagaagaagggtcaaattagtgaactcgtgcattcgTCCATAGACCGAT includes:
- the LOC5574354 gene encoding transmembrane protein 177; translated protein: MVRAGKIPFFITETGRRVVFYGSTALAVGLFGGHYLPHTVGIGYYKELFQAYKNGQKREVSEKLQQRFNRALQLLDLSDLERKFVSPFMIYGFDLCNAGSMKARYGGVVGIPINYDYDSPADIEKTDMLIGNRKVDWSSEGGKLLDQCLVLSEDEQVFGMAREILTLNSNKRLVQAIIPTVTWVFTYSAASLINQRCNFYVRPLSLRLMLYTICGVFGYGLYSFSQDMTEIYYDTDVDKQLAQLGPDVVDAGARFYDKVLKKNVAVRKLTGDDYYTAKGNVNYLIRQKAAPITVRKEFFESGYKEFLPTNNKS